The Bacteroidia bacterium DNA window CCCAATATTCTGAAGAAAAAGATGAAACCTTCTTACGCTCCTTTTTAGGAAGAATGCTCTTTTCAGGTGATGAGGCACTAAAGAATATTCAAGTTCTAAGTGGAGGAGAGAAAGTAAGGTGTCATCTTTCTAGAATGATGTTGGAACAACGCAACGTATTAATTTTTGATGAACCAACAAGCCACTTAGATCTAGAGGCTATTACGGCTTTAAACAACGCTTTAATAGATTTTACTGGTGTAATATTGTTTAACAGCCACGACCACCAATTTGTCACCTCTATTGCCAATAGGATTATTGAATTTGCCCCCAATGGAAAAGTAATCGATAGAATGATGAGTTTAGAAGATTATTTGAACAACGAGGATGTCAAAAAACTTAGATATGAGTATTATAAAGGTGAGAGTCGAATAATGATTTAAGGAGCAAGCTTATGTTACTTGTTGTCGATATTGGTAATACAAACGTAGTTATGGCCCTCTACAATGAGAAGATGTGGGCTGCTAGTTGGCGGATTCATAGCGACCAGATGAAAACAAGTGATGAGTATCTTGTAATC harbors:
- a CDS encoding type III pantothenate kinase, which translates into the protein MALYNEKMWAASWRIHSDQMKTSDEYLVI